CGGCGATGCTCGAGGTGAAGTCGCTCATCGACCCCGACATGCTGGTGGAGATCGAGGCCGACGCCTACGTCTCCGACGCCGCGTAGTTCCGGGCGCAGCCGGTCACCGGCGACTGAAGTCGCAGTAACAACGACGGGAAGCCTCGCAAACCGCGCGAGGCTGATCCGCTCAATTTCACGGTATCGGCGCTCACGAGACGCGCGCAGGATGATAAGCGGTCGTCGGATGATGCATTGTGAATCACGGTCACACTCATCCCGGATCGCCTCTGGATGGAATCTCCGCCGCTGTCCATCATCATCCCCACCCTGAACGAAGCGGCGGGGATCGCGGCGACGCTGGGCGCGCTGCAGCCGCTCCGTGCGCGCGGGTGCGAGGTGATCGTGGCCGACGGCGGCAGCGCGGACGACACGGTGGCGCTCGCCCGCCCGCTCGCGGACCGCGTCGTCACGTCGGAGCGGGGACGCGCGCGCCAGCAGAACGCCGCCGCCGCCGCGGCGACGGGCGAGGTTCTCCTCTTCCTCCACGCCGACACGCGCCTCCCGCCGGACGCGGACGAGTTGGTGATCGGGGGATTGAGGCGAAGCGGACGCGGGTGGGGGCGATTCGACGTGCGGCTCACCGGGCGCCACCCGATGCTGCGGGTGATCGAGCGGATGATCGGCGTGCGCTCGCGCCTCTCCGGCATCGCCACGGGCGACCAGGCGATCTTCGTGCGCCGCGACTGGTTCGCGCGCGCCGGCGGCTTCCCCGACATCCCGCTGATGGAGGACGTCGCGCTGTCGAAGGCGCTGAAGACGCTCGGCCCGCCGCTCTGCCTGTCCCAACCCGTCACCACCTCCAGCCGCCGCTGGGAAGAGCGCGGGGTGATGCGGACGATGGTGCTGATGTGGCGGCTGCGGTGGGCGTTCTGGCGCGGGGCGGATCCGGCGCGGTTGGCGGAGAGGTACAGGTAGGAAAAAGAAAGTCCTAAGTGCTATGTCCCAAGTCCTAAGTGAACAGCTAACCACTCA
This region of Longimicrobium sp. genomic DNA includes:
- a CDS encoding TIGR04283 family arsenosugar biosynthesis glycosyltransferase gives rise to the protein MESPPLSIIIPTLNEAAGIAATLGALQPLRARGCEVIVADGGSADDTVALARPLADRVVTSERGRARQQNAAAAAATGEVLLFLHADTRLPPDADELVIGGLRRSGRGWGRFDVRLTGRHPMLRVIERMIGVRSRLSGIATGDQAIFVRRDWFARAGGFPDIPLMEDVALSKALKTLGPPLCLSQPVTTSSRRWEERGVMRTMVLMWRLRWAFWRGADPARLAERYR